The DNA region ATGGTCGTCGTCCGCCCGCCAGACGTGCGCGTATCCAGGCCTCGGCGTCCCCAACCCCGCTCACCTCGTCGTCCCAGGCGGGTTGGGCACCTCGCGAGATCATGACGACCCGGATCCCCGACTCGGCTGCGACGACGAGTTTGGCATCGGGCTTCACCCCGCCGGAGTCCTTGGAGACCAGCACCGACGCCCCGGCCAGTGCGGCACGTTCGTGATCGACGGTGAACGGCCCGCGCTCCCGGCGCACCACCCAGCCGTCCGGTAGCTCCTCGGCAGGGGAGTCGACACAGCGCAGCAGCAGATCGCGCTCACCCAGGCTCAGGTAGTGGGCGGTGGGCTGGCGTCCCACGGTGAGCACCACCCGTCCCGGGATTCCGGTGACGACGCGGGCCGCCTCGTCGTGATCGGCCACCCAGGTCCACGACGCCGCCTCGGGCAGGTCATGCCAACTGGGCCGTCCCAACCGCAGCAGGGGGACGTTCTCGGCCTGGCAGGCCTGGAAGGCGTGCCAGTGCATCGTCGTGGCGAAGGCGTGGGTGGCATCAACCACCGATCCGACGTTCTCGGTGCGCAGGAAGGTGCGCAGCCCGTCCACCCCGCCGAAACCGCCGACCCGCACCTTGCCGGGGAGTCGGGACGGTGCCGTGGTGCGTCCGGCGATGGAGGTGACGACGTCCACCTGCTGCTCGACGAGCCGGGCGGACAGTTTCCCGGCCAGACCGGTGCCCCCCAGAACCAGGACGTCCATGTCGCACACCTTCCATCCATTCACGACTGGCCTTGGCTCGACTGGCCCAGCACAATTTGGCCCGGCTCGATTGGCACCGAGCAGCACTGCCGAGGCCAGACGTCGGCCTGGGCCGTCATGTGCCCCAGGCTTTCACGCGGCCAAGGCTCCCATGCGTTCAGAGACCTCATGTGCAAGGATAGATCCCGCGGCGCGGTGGAACACCGGTGTGAGTCCGGGACGGTCCCGCCACTGTGACGCTGGGGACAGCGAAGTCAGACCACAACCGCCCGCTCATCCCCAGTCCGGGGATGGTTGCCGGACGTCACCTGACGGTTCCAGCTGCGCGGACACAGCTGCGGGAACGGGGTACGTTCTTGACCCCGGGAGAGAACTCCATGTCTGTCAGGTTGCCAGCCTCCTTGCCGCCCCAGAGCCTGCTCGCTCGTACCGCCAGGGCCATCACCCCGGTGGATCCGAGGATCCGGCAGGAGGCCCACGAGCGTCAGCAGATACTCACCAAGCCGGAGGGATCCCTCGGACTGCTGGAAGCCCTCTCCGAGCAGTTGTGCGCGATTTACGGGCAGGTTCCCGGGCCGATCCCCAGCCATCCCGTCGTCGGCCTGTTCGCCGGCGATCACGGGGTGTGTGCCCAGGGCGTCTCGCCCGACCCCCAGGAGATCACCTACCAGCAGGCCATCAACATGGCTGCCGGGGGAGCCGGTGTGGGGGTGCTCACCCGTCAGATGGGTGGCAAGGTCATCGTCACCGACGTCGGCATACTCAAGGACCTTCCCGTAGGAACCGGAGTCGTGGATCGCAAGATCCAGCACGGTACCGACGACATCTCCGTCGGCCCGGCCATGAGCCTCGACGATGCCGTCACGGCCTTCGAGGTGGGCATCCAGACCGGTCTGAACGCCATCGACGGGGGAGCCGACACCCTCATCGCCGGTGAGATGGGCATCGGCAACACCACCCCGGCAGCCGCTCTCATCGCCCTGTTCACCGGAAAACCTGCCAAGGAGGTCACCGGCCACGGGGCCGGGGCCGATGAGCGGCGTCGCGCCCACAAGATCGCCGTCGTCGACAAGGCTCTCGCCGTCAACGAACCCGACGCAGCGGATCCCGTGACGGCCATGGCCCTGGTCGGCGGGTTCGAGCTCGCCGCCATGGCCGGCCTCATGCTCGCCGGTGCCAGCAGGCACGTCCCCATCGTCATCGACGGCGTCCTGGCCTGTTCGGCAGCCCTCACCGCCACTGCCATCGCCCCCGCCACCCTGGACTATCTCGTCGCCGGGCATGCCGGGGCCGAGCCGGGTATCGTCGCCGCCACCGAGAAGCTTGGTCTGCCCGCCCTGCTGGATCTCGGCATGCGGCTGGGGGAGGGCTCCGGGGCCATCCTTGCCTTCCCCATCGTGCAGGCCGCAGCGCACATCATGGCAGAGATGACCACCTTCGACGAGGTCGGTGTGACCGATGTCAAGGTGACCGGCCAGACCGATTTTCCCGGCTCGGCGGAAGCTGGGGCCAGCAAGGACGCCGTCCGATGAGTGTGCACACCCCGACACCAGTGGATTCCCGTCCCAGCCGCGCCATCGTGCTCGGTGGGGCACGCTCGGGCAAGTCGACCTTCGCCGAGTCGCAGCTGGCCCAGTGCGAGGTCGTCACCTATGTGGCCACCAGCGCACGCAACCCCGACGACCCGGAGTGGACCGAACGCATCCGACTGCACCAGCAACGCCGCCCCGAGTCGTGGCGCACCGTGGAGACTCTCGACGTCGCCGCCGTGCTGCTCGACGACGATCCGAGCCCGGTGCTCGTGGACTGCCTGGGGGTGTGGATCACCCGCATCCTCGACGAGGTCGGCGCCTGGAACGACGAGCCGGGCTGGCGCGATGGGCTGAGGACCCGCGTCGACGAGCTCGTCGACGCCATCCGACGCACCCACCGACGAGTGATCCTCGTCTCCAACGAGGTGGGGATGGGCGTGGTACCCGACACCGCTGCCGGACGCCTCTTTCGTGACGAGCTCGGACGTCTCAATGCCGCCGTCGCCGGTGCCTGCGACGAGGTGTGGATGTGCGTGGCGGGCATCCCGCGCAGGTGGGCATGATGGAAACGCCAACAGATTCCCAGGACGGTGCCCCCCGGACCACCTCAGCCCGCGGCCCACTGGGGGGTCTGGCCGCCGCCACCTTACTGTTCACCATCCTGCCTGCCCCCATGATCGCCGACGTGGACCGTCGAGTGGCCATCCGTGCCATCCGCGCCTTCCCCTGGCTGGGACTGTGTCTGGGCGTGGTCGGTGGACTCATCGCCGGGGGAGTACTGGCGATGGGAGCCGGATCGTGGCTCGCCGCGATCCTGGCGCTGGTGTGGCTCACCGGTGCCACCGGAGGTTTCCATCTGGACGGTGTCGCCGACACCGCCGACGGACTCGGCTCGCGACGTGACCCAGCCCGGGCCCTGGAGATCATGAAACAGTCCGACATCGGGCCGATGGGTGTCATCGCCCTGGTGCTCACCCTGCTCGTCGACCTCGGCGCGCTCAGCTCGCTCACCGGTACTGCCGGGGCACTGGGTGCAGGATCGTGGTGGCGAGTCGGGCTGCTCGTGATGCTGGGGCCGTCAGTGGCCCGTGCCGCGATCATCGTGGCGACGATGCCGTCCATCCCGTGCGCCCGACCCGGCGGGTTCGGTTCCCTGGTGGCTGGGGTGAGCACCCCGCGCACCGTGGCCGTCAACTTCGCTGCGCTGGAGCTGGTGTGGGCCGCCCTGGGCTGGGCGGTCGGTGGCTGGCAGTGGGCCGTGACCGTGGCGGTGGCCACGCTGGTGGCGCTGGGCATGGCATGGCTGTGGATCAGACACCTCGTCAAGCGGTTCGGCGGGCTCACCGGCGACTGCTACGGCTCGATCAACGAACTCACCCAGACCGTCACCTGGACCCTGCTGGCCCTGGCGTTGGCCGTGGTGGCATGAAGACGTGGCCGAGGATGCGGCATGAGAACGTGGCAGTGCGCAAGACGGTGAGGGAGGACGCACGATGAACAGTGGACGGCGCGACGAGAGGCAGCACGAAGGCGGCTCTGCCGAGAACGCCCCGGCTGGGGCCGGCCAGGACGCGGCCAATCGATGTGAAACCGACCGGCACGGTGCAGATCGGTGCGGGGCCAGTCGACACGCAGATCGACATGGGGACAAGCCGCACGGCACGCAACGATCCGACGATGCTGGCGCCACGCCCGGGCAGTGCCGGGACGATCGGGGCACCCCGGTGCAGCTCGGTGAGATCCGTCGAGTGGTGAGCCTCGTCCCCTCACTCACCGAGGCCATCGTCGCCACCTGCCCACAGCTTCTGGTGGGTTGCACCGACTACTGTGTGCGCCCACCCGACATGGACGACGTGGTCGGTCATGCGGTGTGCCGGGTGCGGGGCACGAAGAACCCGGATCGTGCCGCGATCGCCGAGCTGCGTCCCGACCTCGTCATCGCCAATGACGAGGAGAATCGGGCCTTCGACGTCGAGAAGCTGCGCGCCGACGGTGTGCCGGTGTGGGTGACGCACATTCCCACTGTTTCAGACGCCCTCACCAGCATGGCACGGCTGTTTGGCGTCTTGGGGTGCGCCGAGGAGCCGAGTTGGCTCACCGCTGCACGTCAGGAATGGCAGCCCCCGTTCGAGGGCCCCAGACTCACTGCCGTCGTGCCGATCTGGCGTGACCCGTGGATGTGCATCGGACCGAACACCTATGCTGCCGATGTGCTGGCGCACTGCGGAGTCGATCTGGCACCACTTCCCGACGATGGCACGCGCTATCCGCACGTGGAGCTCGAGACGATCCTGGAGCTTGGCGCCGACCGCGTCATCCTGCCCGACGAGCCCTACTCCTTCGGCCGCTCCGATGCCGCCGACCTGCCCGGCTGCGACGTGCGATTCGTCGACGGGCAGCGTCTGGTGTGGTACGGGCCCATGATGGTTGGTGCCCGGTCCCAGCTGACGTCAACTATGCGTTGACCGCCCAAACGTGCCACAATGTGCCGTATGCCCTGTTGGGCCGTGCCTCTGTAGCTCAGTAGGTAGAGCGCCGCTCTTGTAAAGCGATGGTCGCGGGTTCGATTCCTGTCAGAGGCTCCACTGACCACCTCGGCCGTGTCGGCAAGGACGATCGTGTCGGTGGCCGGTGTGTGCCCCCTCGCGTGGGGCTGGCCCACGCTTGTCGCCCATCGATTCGAGTGGGATGGCTACCTGCTCTTTCACCCCCCGACTCAAGTGGGACGGTTACCTGCACTCTCGCCTGTTGAATTGGGCTGCCGCCCACCCCGGACTGTCTTGCCGCTGGGAATCTTGGGTGCGAGATGATGGATTCATGGCACAGAAGATGAATGTCGAGAGTTTCAATCTGGATCACACCACGGTGGCAGCACCCTTCGTGCGGGTGGCAGACGTCAAGCACCTACCTGTCGGCGACACCCTCACCAAGTACGACGTGAGATTCTGCCAGCCCAACCATGACCACCTGGAGATGCCGGCGGTCCACTCGATCGAGCACTCCTTCGCCGAGTGTGTGCGCAACCACAGCGAATCCGTCATCGACTTCGGACCGATGGGCTGCCAGACCGGTTTCTACCTCATCATGGTTGGCGAGCCAGACGTCCCTGCCGTCTGCGATCTGGTGGAGACGACCTTCCGCGACATCCTGGAGCTCGACGCCACCCCGGCCGCCAACGAGGTGCAGTGCGGGTGGGGAGCCAATCACTCCATCCATGCTGCGCAGGAAGCCGTTCGCACGATGCTGGATCGACGCGATGAGTGGGAACAGGTGACGGCCTGATCGACGATGGGGGTACTCCCCACCGGCGCCTGACAACGGCGCGGAAGTACACTTAATCGTCCCATTCCTGCGACGACGGAGGACTCTGCTGTGATCGACCTCACCGACATTCTGCCCCTGGGGGCAATTCGGGTGGAGGCGTCGGCCTCCGACTGGCCGGCAGCCATTCGTGCTGCTGGCGAATTGCTCGTTGCCACCGGTACGGCCACCCCGGAGTACACCGAGGCCATGATCGACAACGTCAGGCAGAACGGTCCCTACATTGTCGTCGCTCCCGGATTCGCACTGGCCCACGCCCGGCCCGATGAGTCAGTACGGCACACCGGGATGTCCTGGGTCCATCTTGACGAACCGGTGGCCTTCGGTCACCAGACCAATGATCCCGTCACCATGGTGGCCGGACTGGCCGCCAGTGACGCTTCGGACCATCAGGACGTCCTTGCCGCGCTGGCGACCGTCCTGGCCGATCCCAGCAGACGTACGGCTTTGGAGACGGCGCACACCGCCCAAGATGTCGTGTCGATCCTGTCGGGGAGGAACGACTTGGACGGTGGACGGCAGGCCGCATCGCCTGCCACCACGACCTCTCGGAATCTCCTGCTCACGGTCTGCGGGAATGGGGTGGGCACGAGCCTGTTCCTCAAGAACACCACAGAGCAGGTTCTGGACGTCTGGGGGTGGACGCCGTACCTCGGCGTCGAGGCCACGGACACGATCTCGGCCAAGGGACGGTGCAGTGAGGCCGACGCGATCCTCACCTCCGGTGCCATCGCCCAGACCCTTGGGGAGCTCCCCATCCCGGTGGAGGTCGTCGACGACTTCACGTCGATCTCCGAGGTGGACGCTGCGCTGCGTCGCATCTTCGACGTCTGATCACCAACCGTCCACACAGCCCAGCGTCACACCGAAAGCCACCCATGAGCATCGTCCTGGCCATCGTCCAATTCCTCGTCAACGAGATCCTCAGTGTTCCCGCCTTCCTCATCGGCATCATCACCGCCATTGGCCTTGCAGCCATGCGCAAGGGGGCCGGGCAGGTTGTGGGAGGAGCCATCAAGGCTGTCCTCGGTTTCCTGCTCATCGGGGCTGGTGCCGGGCTGGTGGTCAACTCCCTGAACCCACTGGGCACGATGATCGAGGGGGCTCTCGGCGCTCACGGAGTCGTTCCGACGAACGAGGCGATCGCCGGCATTGCCCAGCAGCAGTACGGGTCGCAGGTCGCTTGGATCATGCTTGCCGGATTCCTCGTCTCGCTGGTGCTGGCTCGCGTCACGCCGTTGCGATACGTGTTCCTCACCGGGCACCACATGCTGTTCATGGCGACCCTCATCACGATCGTCATGGCCTCTGCCTCGATGCCCACCCCGATCGTCATCGGACTGGGATCCTTGTTGCTGGGCATACTCATGGTGAGCCTTCCCGCCCTGGCACACCCCTTCACCCGCAAGGTCACCGGTGGTGAGAACATCGCCATCGGGCACTTCGGCACCTCGGGGTACATCGCCTCCGCTGCGACCGGGCGTCTCGTGGACCCGCATGGGCGGAGCCGTTCGACGGAGGAGATCAAGGTTCCCGAGGGTCTGCGATTCCTGCGCGACTCAATGGTGGCGACAGCCCTGTCCATGGTCCTCATGTACGTCATCATGGCCATCGTCTTCCTTGCGCGACGTGGCAGGACGGTAGCTTTCACAGCCTTCCCCGACGGGGCCACCGGGATCGGCAACTACATCATGTCGTCGGTGACCGAGGGCCTCGAATTCGGTATCGCCGTCGCTGTCATCCTGTTCGGCGTGCGGACGATCCTCGGTGAGCTCATCCCGGCATTCCAGGGCATTGCCAAAAAAGTTGTGCCGGGGGCGGTCCCAGCCCTCGACTGCCCCATCGTCTTTCCCTATGCCCAGAACGCGGTGCTCATCGGATTCATGTCCTCATTCATCGGCGGCCTGATCGGTCTGACGCTCCTCGCGACCTTACTTGGACCGGCCTTCGGGCTGGCGTTGATCCTTCCCGGTCTGGTGCCTCACTTCTTCACCGGTGGCGCAGCGGGCGTCTACGGCAATGCGACCGGAGGACGCCGCGGCGCCATCGCCGGTGCTTTTGTCAATGGCCTGCTCGTGACGTTCCTGCCGGCCTTCCTGCTCAAGGTGCTGGGATCCTTCGGATCGGTGAACACGACTTTCGGGGACGCCGACTTCGGATGGTTCGGCATCCTCATCGGTTATGGCTCCCGGGCCGGTGTCGTGCCGGGAGCGGTCATCCTCACCCTGATCGGCGCCATCATTCTGCTGTCTGCCATTGCGGTGCAGAAGAGGGTCGTCGAGGGGGGATGGGATCCAGCTCCGGATCGGGGCGCTGCAGGTGATGGTGCCGTCACCAGCACTGTCGAAAGCATTGCTGCACCCGGTGGGGAGAATGCCCCGGTGTCCTCGTCCCGCGGTCGAATCCCGCGTCCTGCAGGAGCCCCGTTACCTCCCTCCCGGCAGGATCTCGGGTTGTGACATCGCGCAGCCGGTGTGACACTCGAGCGTTCACCTGAGCAGATCGTGTCGATTCGTTGACCGCTGACAGTGCAGCGAGCCACGGTTGCCTACGTCTGGGATGTGGCTGGTTGCATCACCGACGAGATTCTCCTGTCACTGCGGGCACGAATGTCCGTAGTGCATGATTCGTTGGTTCAACACCGGTGATCTCTGCCTCGGCAAATCTGGCGGTGGCCTCTCCTCGTCCTGAACCTTCCCGGCAGGTGACAGAAAGGTGCCCCGCGACTGTTGGGTCGCGGGGCACCTTTTGTGGATCACCTAGGAAGCCACATGGCTTCTGATGATTCCTGATTCAGTTGTCACACACCGGTGGCGGGCAGTCCGGGCTCTACGCAGACATCAGCCTTGCCAGCCTTGTCCTTGGCCACGGCACCATGCTTGCCGGCAGTGGCGCCCTGATCCGGCACGCAGGTCGTGGGAACGATGACGCAGGGTTTCCCGTTCTCGTCGGTTCCACCCTGGCCTGGCACGCAGGCCGTGGGAGTGCTGCTCGGAGCCGGGGTCACGCTGGGTGCCGGGGTCCCACACGGCTTGCCGTTCTCGTCGGTTCCGCCTTCACCTGGCACGCAGGGTGTCGGGGTCGGGGTAGCCGACGGGGTCTCGCACGGGTTGCCGTTCTCATCAGTTCCACCCTGGCCTGGCACACAGGCCGAGGGGGTGTCACTCGGGGCCGGCGTCGGGGTGTCCGATGGTGTCGGTGTTGGGGTGTTGCAGGGGTTGCCGTTTTCGTCGGTTCCGCCTTGGCCTGGCACGCAGGGTGTCGGGGTCACGCTGGGCGTGTCGCTTGGCGTGGGTGTTGGGGTGTCCGATGGGGTTGGTGTGGGGCTGTCGGAGGGTGTGGGGGCTGGTGTGATGCAGTCCTCGGAGGTGTCTCCTGGCAGGCATGGAGTGGGCTCCGGGGTGGGAGTGTCACTCGGGGTCGGCGTCGGTGTGTCCGACGGGGTGTCCGACGGTGTCGGGGTTGGGGTTCCACACGGCTTGCCGTTTTCGTCGGTTCCGCCTTCACCTGGCACGCAGGGTGTCGGGGTCACGCTGGGCGTGTCGCTTGGCGTGGGTGTTGGGGTGTCCGATGGGGTTGGTGTGGGGCTGTCGGAGGGTGTGGGGGCTGGTGTGATGCAGTCCTCGGAGGTGTCTCCTGGCAGGCATGGAGTGGGCTCCGGGGTGGGAGTGTCACTCGGGGTTGGTGTTGGGGTGTCCGATGAGGTTGGGGTCGGAGTATCCGATGGCGTGGGTGTGGGTGTCGGCTTCTGGGCGGCGTCCCAACTCACGGACACCGAGGCGCTGGACTCACTGTCGTCCGAATCAATGATGACCGTCGTCTGGCCATGATCTCTGCCAGACTTCTCAAAAAGAACCTTGCCGGACAGATTGGACTTCTTCACCGAGGTGCTGATGGTGGCCGAGCCAGCCGGGGCATCGGCGGGCACCTTGAGGTAGAGGTCCTTGCCGACTGGGGCCTTGGCCTTGTCGATGGCGTTGCCGTCGGCGTCAACGATCTCCCAATCACTGGCGGGATCGCTCACGGTGAGAGGCAGCGTCTTCTCGGTGCCACCGAAGCGGATCGGACCGACGGGCTGGCCAGCGACCCCAGTCCCTGAGGGGCCGGTGACGGTGACTTCCGCTGCCTTCTTGTCCGAGGTGTCCAGTGGGACGCCGGTGTTCTTGGGGCCAGTGAGGTAGCTGTAGAAATCCTTCAGATCCTTGGTGACATCTTCGGGCAGATCAGATTCACTGTTGGTAACCGGGTCATAGGCGGCAGCACTCTGGAGGTCGCGGTTGTCCACGTAGTGGAGTAGCGCGGCGTGAGTGGCAGAAATGGCTTCAGGCCTGGTCAGGTTGCTGACCCCCGAGTCAGCTCTGAGTTGATCGAGGTCCTTCGTTGGGTAACCGTTCTCAGTCACCCATTGGGCTTCCTGCTGACGATCCTTGTCATTCGTGATCGGCAGCGGGGTTCGCTGATTCTCGGCCTTGAGTCCGCTCCAGTTCCCCACAGTCAAGGTGGTGGCGGGGTTTTCCTCAACCGTGTAGTACTTGATCCCAGGTTCGATGCAGTATGTGTATGCATATTTACCTGGGGCAATCTCCACAGTCTGGATCAGATCTTCGATTGCATGCCTGGGATCCCCGGTGTGCGGGGTGGGGACGCTGTAGTGGGTTCTGTACCCCACCATCTCCTTAAAGTTGGAATGCTTTACAAAGTTGATTGGTTTGGGGTATCCCTCGGAGAGTCCCGGATTCACGGGCTGGTCGGCGTCCCCGGGGGCAGCGTTCGCCTGGGCCGGTGTCAGGAAACCGGCACCACCGACGAGCGCGGACAACACCCCCAGACCAGCGTTGATCAGTACCTTGCGCATGGCGCCCTTTCTGTGAGCAGGTAGGAACTTGACCTTCGCTGTTGCCATGCAGCATGCCTCTGATGGTGAGTTTCACGGATGTTTACCGAGAGTTCAGAGGCCAATACGCTGATCATGAAGCACACACCGGGGTCAGGTTGTTAGACCCGAGTGACTGTACATACTTTCAGAGTAGGGTGTCAAAGCTGTATTGGCATACGAGTATGGCCCATCCGGTATCAGATGAGAACGAAAGCTAATACCTGTCTGACACAAATCGAGAGCGCCGATGAATCTCCTTGTCAGACGGCAACAAACCTCCCACGGGCGCAGCTGAGGCCGTCGGATGCGTCAGGAATCTGCCGGGAGCGGACTGCGATGCGGGTGTCGTGTGACTGGCTGACAACCTCGCGGTGATGCGTGGATTTGCAAGGAGTTTTTCATATAACATACTGAAGAAAAGAAGGCAAAACTCGACCGCCGCGTGAAAACATGAGACTGGTCACATACCTGGTGAAGCGATGAACCCCTCACAGTTCCCATTGAGCTGTACCTGCTCACCCGCGGGGATCCAGGCGGCCATACCGTGCACCAACTCGTCGGTGCCACTCGGGCTGGTGCACACGACGTAACCCCCTGTCACCAGGAGGATCCGTGGTTGATCGGGGCGCGGTGCCATTGCTGGTTGATCGACGTCAAGGTCGAAGCGGTACAACTGGAACTGCGGGTACTGCGTGTCATAACGTCCCATGCCGGCTCCCACACCCACGAGGTCGACCAGGTCGATGGGTTGCGTGACGAAATTGACGATCGAGATGAGCCGGTCGATGTCGATGTGCTTGTGAGTGAGCCCACCGCGCACGACGTTGCTCGAGTTGGCGGCAAGCTCCACCCCGGTGCCAGTGAGGTAGCAGTGCAGGGTGCCGG from Cutibacterium granulosum includes:
- a CDS encoding thioester domain-containing protein, encoding MATAKVKFLPAHRKGAMRKVLINAGLGVLSALVGGAGFLTPAQANAAPGDADQPVNPGLSEGYPKPINFVKHSNFKEMVGYRTHYSVPTPHTGDPRHAIEDLIQTVEIAPGKYAYTYCIEPGIKYYTVEENPATTLTVGNWSGLKAENQRTPLPITNDKDRQQEAQWVTENGYPTKDLDQLRADSGVSNLTRPEAISATHAALLHYVDNRDLQSAAAYDPVTNSESDLPEDVTKDLKDFYSYLTGPKNTGVPLDTSDKKAAEVTVTGPSGTGVAGQPVGPIRFGGTEKTLPLTVSDPASDWEIVDADGNAIDKAKAPVGKDLYLKVPADAPAGSATISTSVKKSNLSGKVLFEKSGRDHGQTTVIIDSDDSESSASVSVSWDAAQKPTPTPTPSDTPTPTSSDTPTPTPSDTPTPEPTPCLPGDTSEDCITPAPTPSDSPTPTPSDTPTPTPSDTPSVTPTPCVPGEGGTDENGKPCGTPTPTPSDTPSDTPTPTPSDTPTPEPTPCLPGDTSEDCITPAPTPSDSPTPTPSDTPTPTPSDTPSVTPTPCVPGQGGTDENGNPCNTPTPTPSDTPTPAPSDTPSACVPGQGGTDENGNPCETPSATPTPTPCVPGEGGTDENGKPCGTPAPSVTPAPSSTPTACVPGQGGTDENGKPCVIVPTTCVPDQGATAGKHGAVAKDKAGKADVCVEPGLPATGV
- a CDS encoding S-ribosylhomocysteine lyase — translated: MRDDGFMAQKMNVESFNLDHTTVAAPFVRVADVKHLPVGDTLTKYDVRFCQPNHDHLEMPAVHSIEHSFAECVRNHSESVIDFGPMGCQTGFYLIMVGEPDVPAVCDLVETTFRDILELDATPAANEVQCGWGANHSIHAAQEAVRTMLDRRDEWEQVTA
- a CDS encoding PTS ascorbate transporter subunit IIC — translated: MSIVLAIVQFLVNEILSVPAFLIGIITAIGLAAMRKGAGQVVGGAIKAVLGFLLIGAGAGLVVNSLNPLGTMIEGALGAHGVVPTNEAIAGIAQQQYGSQVAWIMLAGFLVSLVLARVTPLRYVFLTGHHMLFMATLITIVMASASMPTPIVIGLGSLLLGILMVSLPALAHPFTRKVTGGENIAIGHFGTSGYIASAATGRLVDPHGRSRSTEEIKVPEGLRFLRDSMVATALSMVLMYVIMAIVFLARRGRTVAFTAFPDGATGIGNYIMSSVTEGLEFGIAVAVILFGVRTILGELIPAFQGIAKKVVPGAVPALDCPIVFPYAQNAVLIGFMSSFIGGLIGLTLLATLLGPAFGLALILPGLVPHFFTGGAAGVYGNATGGRRGAIAGAFVNGLLVTFLPAFLLKVLGSFGSVNTTFGDADFGWFGILIGYGSRAGVVPGAVILTLIGAIILLSAIAVQKRVVEGGWDPAPDRGAAGDGAVTSTVESIAAPGGENAPVSSSRGRIPRPAGAPLPPSRQDLGL
- a CDS encoding cobalt-precorrin-6A reductase, giving the protein MDVLVLGGTGLAGKLSARLVEQQVDVVTSIAGRTTAPSRLPGKVRVGGFGGVDGLRTFLRTENVGSVVDATHAFATTMHWHAFQACQAENVPLLRLGRPSWHDLPEAASWTWVADHDEAARVVTGIPGRVVLTVGRQPTAHYLSLGERDLLLRCVDSPAEELPDGWVVRRERGPFTVDHERAALAGASVLVSKDSGGVKPDAKLVVAAESGIRVVMISRGAQPAWDDEVSGVGDAEAWIRARLAGGRRP
- a CDS encoding PTS sugar transporter subunit IIA, with the protein product MIDLTDILPLGAIRVEASASDWPAAIRAAGELLVATGTATPEYTEAMIDNVRQNGPYIVVAPGFALAHARPDESVRHTGMSWVHLDEPVAFGHQTNDPVTMVAGLAASDASDHQDVLAALATVLADPSRRTALETAHTAQDVVSILSGRNDLDGGRQAASPATTTSRNLLLTVCGNGVGTSLFLKNTTEQVLDVWGWTPYLGVEATDTISAKGRCSEADAILTSGAIAQTLGELPIPVEVVDDFTSISEVDAALRRIFDV
- a CDS encoding adenosylcobinamide-GDP ribazoletransferase; protein product: METPTDSQDGAPRTTSARGPLGGLAAATLLFTILPAPMIADVDRRVAIRAIRAFPWLGLCLGVVGGLIAGGVLAMGAGSWLAAILALVWLTGATGGFHLDGVADTADGLGSRRDPARALEIMKQSDIGPMGVIALVLTLLVDLGALSSLTGTAGALGAGSWWRVGLLVMLGPSVARAAIIVATMPSIPCARPGGFGSLVAGVSTPRTVAVNFAALELVWAALGWAVGGWQWAVTVAVATLVALGMAWLWIRHLVKRFGGLTGDCYGSINELTQTVTWTLLALALAVVA
- a CDS encoding helical backbone metal receptor; translation: MQLGEIRRVVSLVPSLTEAIVATCPQLLVGCTDYCVRPPDMDDVVGHAVCRVRGTKNPDRAAIAELRPDLVIANDEENRAFDVEKLRADGVPVWVTHIPTVSDALTSMARLFGVLGCAEEPSWLTAARQEWQPPFEGPRLTAVVPIWRDPWMCIGPNTYAADVLAHCGVDLAPLPDDGTRYPHVELETILELGADRVILPDEPYSFGRSDAADLPGCDVRFVDGQRLVWYGPMMVGARSQLTSTMR